The DNA window TTATTGAAGAGAATGAACCAAATAGCTTTTTTAATAACCCTCAATCCGAACGCGCTCAACTCTTTTTAAGCCAAATTTTATAAACCCTTGTGTTTATCAAACAGGCATAAAAAAACGCTTATCATTAACAACTTAATTTAAACTATAAAAACATAATCATGCGTATTTTAGTGATAGAAGACGACAAAGACGTTGCTAACTACTTAATTAAAGGGTTAAAAGAAAGTGGTTACACCGTCGACTATGCAGAAACAGGCAAAGATGGTTTATTTTTCGCGGCGAGTGAAACGTATGACGCGATGATTATCGACCGCATGTTACCCAATATTGATGGATTAACCATCATTCAGACCTTAAGGGCGGCTAATAATAAAACCCCAACCCTCATTTTAAGCGCGTTGGCAGAAGTAGATGACCGCGTGAAAGGCTTAAAAGCAGGTGGCGATGATTATTTAACCAAACCCTTTGCTTTTAGCGAATTACTTGCCCGTTTAGAAGCCTTATTGCGCCGTGTGGTACATAGCACGACAGAAACAACTTTAGTCGTTGGTGATTTAAGCATTGATTTACTTGCCCGTACCGCAAAACGGGGTGAACAAGAAATTAGCCTACAGCCGCGCGAATTTCGATTATTAGAATACTTAATGCGTCATGCAGGACAAGTCATTACTCGCACGATGTTATTAGAAAATGTTTGGGATTATCATTTTGACCCACAAACTAATGTGATTGATGTACATATCAGTCGTTTACGGCAAAAAATTGACAAAGATTTTGCAAAGCCACTATTGCATACCATTCGCGGTGCAGGTTACATGATTCGTGAAACAACTGATTAAACTGCTTAATACTTCAACGTTTCGCCTTGTCCTCATTTACATGGGCTTGTTTAGCCTTTCTGCACTGGTACTAATGGCATTTATTTACTGGGCAACAGTACAAGCAATTGCTGAACAAGCCGATGCAACCATTGATGCTGATGTCGTCGGGCTGGATGAACAATATAATCGTGGCGGGACTATTGCCCTAATTACCCTGATTCAAGATCGTATTATCCGCAACCCTAACATCTCCTCCATTTATGTGGTCACTCGCATGGATGGCACAGTGATTGTGGGCAACTTAAACCGCCTCCCCCCTGTCCCCGCAAATCCTAACGAATGGATAACCTTTGAATTTAGTCAATGGTGGAATGGCAAAATGGAATTCTACAAAGCCCGTGCACGCTTTTTTGTCATTGGTGACGGACGGGGCGAAAATTATCGTTTATTGGTTGGGCGCGATATTCGAGCCATAGAAGCGACACAAAACTT is part of the Beggiatoa alba B18LD genome and encodes:
- a CDS encoding winged helix-turn-helix domain-containing protein, with the protein product MRILVIEDDKDVANYLIKGLKESGYTVDYAETGKDGLFFAASETYDAMIIDRMLPNIDGLTIIQTLRAANNKTPTLILSALAEVDDRVKGLKAGGDDYLTKPFAFSELLARLEALLRRVVHSTTETTLVVGDLSIDLLARTAKRGEQEISLQPREFRLLEYLMRHAGQVITRTMLLENVWDYHFDPQTNVIDVHISRLRQKIDKDFAKPLLHTIRGAGYMIRETTD